The following coding sequences are from one Candidatus Zixiibacteriota bacterium window:
- a CDS encoding ribonuclease HII, giving the protein MPAKHLQIPLPGSAGAPAPAGALEERAFSQGFRCVAGLDEVGRGPLAGPVVAAAVVFPRGYRNPEIKDSKLLAPGRREALADAIKRDAIGWGIGVVGVEEIDRINILRATLLAMAKALLAMRPLPDLLLIDGRETIGPELLFERYRSGVLPHQRTVVKGDRVCVSIAAASILAKVARDALMIEIDKAHPEYGFALHKGYGCAAHLEALRRLGPSPFHRRSFRPVREACAAAGDGPDLPLLRARR; this is encoded by the coding sequence ATGCCGGCGAAGCACCTGCAGATTCCGCTGCCGGGGTCGGCCGGCGCGCCTGCTCCGGCCGGGGCGCTGGAGGAGCGGGCGTTTTCGCAGGGCTTTCGCTGCGTCGCGGGGCTCGACGAGGTTGGCCGGGGGCCGCTCGCGGGACCCGTGGTCGCGGCCGCCGTCGTGTTCCCGCGCGGCTACAGAAACCCCGAGATCAAGGATTCGAAGCTGTTGGCGCCCGGACGGCGGGAGGCGCTGGCCGACGCGATCAAACGCGACGCGATCGGCTGGGGGATCGGAGTCGTCGGCGTCGAAGAGATCGACCGCATCAATATCTTGCGCGCGACTCTGCTGGCGATGGCGAAGGCGCTCCTGGCGATGCGGCCGCTCCCGGATCTGCTCCTCATCGACGGCAGGGAGACGATCGGGCCGGAGCTGCTCTTCGAGCGTTATCGTTCCGGCGTGCTGCCGCACCAGAGGACGGTCGTCAAAGGCGACCGCGTGTGCGTATCGATCGCCGCGGCGTCGATCCTGGCCAAGGTGGCGCGGGATGCGTTGATGATCGAGATCGACAAGGCCCATCCGGAATACGGCTTCGCGCTGCACAAGGGGTACGGCTGCGCGGCCCACCTCGAGGCGTTGCGCCGTCTGGGCCCCTCGCCGTTTCACCGGCGTAGCTTCAGGCCCGTGCGCGAGGCGTGTGCGGCAGCCGGCGACGGTCCGGACCTGCCGCTGTTGCGAGCACGCCGGTGA
- a CDS encoding YraN family protein, protein MNGARDILGREGERIAERFLRSKGYKPVERNYRCPLGEVDLILLDGGVVVFVEVKTRSGHGFGSPLEAVAPRKQQKMVKTAMWYLQEKKLHSREARFDVVGVSWSGREPVVQHIENAFEAGVRVE, encoded by the coding sequence GTGAATGGAGCCAGAGACATTCTTGGGCGGGAAGGCGAAAGGATCGCGGAGCGGTTTCTCCGCTCGAAAGGATACAAGCCGGTGGAACGTAACTACCGGTGTCCTCTCGGCGAGGTCGACCTCATCCTTCTCGACGGGGGCGTCGTGGTTTTTGTGGAGGTGAAAACGCGGTCGGGGCACGGCTTCGGGAGCCCCCTGGAAGCGGTTGCGCCGCGCAAACAGCAAAAGATGGTGAAAACAGCGATGTGGTACTTGCAGGAAAAGAAGCTTCACAGCCGCGAAGCACGGTTCGACGTGGTCGGCGTCTCCTGGTCCGGCCGGGAACCGGTGGTGCAGCACATCGAGAACGCTTTCGAGGCAGGCGTGAGGGTGGAGTGA
- the serS gene encoding serine--tRNA ligase, whose protein sequence is MLDVKLLREDLERVKERMATRGTAVDWEAFAALDRQRREALARLERLKERKNRLSAEVGKLKKAGADASALLREVEEVSDAIRDVEGPLREIEERFEQFMLRLPNLPHPDVPVGRGPQDNREVRRWGEPPAFDFPPKNHWEIGEELGILDFARAAKIAGARFALYRGAGARLERALINFMLDLHAKEHGYEEVLPPLLVNRQVMTGTGQLPKFEEDLFRVVEPELYLIPTAEVPLTNIHRDEILERGQLPIRYVAYTPCFRREAGSYGQDVRGLIRQHQFNKVELVKFTEPESSYAELESLVRDAEEVLRRLELPYRVVELCTGDLGFGAARTYDLEVWLPGQGTYREISSCSNFEDFQARRAQIRYRKETRGKPMFVHTLNGSGLAVGRTVVAVLENFQQADGSVVVPPALRPYLDGLERIA, encoded by the coding sequence ATGCTGGACGTGAAGCTTCTGCGCGAAGACCTGGAACGCGTCAAGGAGCGGATGGCGACGCGAGGGACGGCAGTCGACTGGGAGGCCTTCGCGGCTCTGGACCGGCAGCGCCGCGAAGCGCTCGCCCGGCTCGAGCGCCTCAAGGAGCGGAAGAACCGCCTTTCGGCGGAGGTCGGCAAGCTCAAGAAGGCCGGAGCCGACGCGAGCGCTCTGCTGCGCGAGGTCGAGGAGGTGTCGGACGCCATTCGCGACGTGGAGGGCCCGTTGCGGGAGATCGAGGAGCGCTTCGAGCAATTCATGCTGCGGCTCCCGAACCTTCCGCATCCCGACGTTCCCGTCGGCCGCGGGCCGCAGGACAACCGCGAGGTGCGCCGTTGGGGGGAGCCGCCCGCGTTCGATTTTCCCCCGAAGAACCACTGGGAGATCGGCGAGGAGCTCGGAATCCTCGATTTCGCGCGGGCCGCCAAAATCGCGGGCGCCCGCTTCGCGCTTTACCGGGGAGCCGGAGCGCGCCTCGAACGGGCGCTGATCAATTTCATGCTCGATCTCCACGCCAAGGAGCACGGCTACGAAGAGGTCCTGCCGCCGCTGCTCGTCAACCGCCAGGTGATGACCGGAACGGGACAGCTGCCCAAATTCGAGGAAGACTTGTTTCGCGTCGTCGAACCGGAGCTCTATCTCATTCCGACGGCCGAGGTGCCGCTGACCAACATCCACCGCGATGAGATCCTAGAACGCGGGCAGCTGCCGATCCGCTATGTCGCCTACACCCCGTGCTTCCGGCGCGAGGCGGGTTCCTACGGGCAGGACGTGCGCGGTCTCATCCGTCAGCATCAATTCAACAAGGTCGAGCTGGTCAAGTTCACGGAGCCCGAGAGCTCCTACGCGGAGCTGGAGAGCTTGGTGCGCGATGCCGAAGAGGTGCTGCGCCGGCTCGAGCTTCCCTATCGCGTTGTGGAGCTTTGCACCGGAGACCTCGGGTTCGGCGCGGCCAGGACCTACGACCTCGAGGTCTGGCTCCCCGGACAGGGAACGTACCGAGAGATCAGCTCGTGCTCCAACTTCGAGGATTTCCAGGCACGCCGCGCGCAGATCCGTTACCGCAAGGAAACGCGGGGCAAACCAATGTTCGTGCATACGTTGAACGGCTCCGGGTTGGCCGTCGGGCGAACCGTCGTGGCGGTGCTGGAGAACTTCCAGCAGGCGGACGGCAGCGTGGTCGTCCCTCCGGCGTTGCGTCCTTACCTGGATGGCCTGGAGCGAATCGCGTAA
- the ftsH gene encoding ATP-dependent zinc metalloprotease FtsH, with amino-acid sequence MQKRRQRFSIGYFILALLLVIGLQHYFAAPSLETINYSQFKALVHNGQVSNLVVGENTIRGEISPRAIKQAMPPERFKALGEEFREGKAPLPFVVVRVQDDDLVRDLERAGISFKGETTNEWISVVLSWVVPVVLFFLLWSYLFKKMGTGSGLMQIGKSKAKVYIEKKTGVTFDDVEGIDEAEEELAEVVEFLKTPQKYQRLGGRIPKGVLLVGPPGTGKTLLARAVAGEAGVPFFSISGSDFVEMFVGVGAARVRDLFSQAVQHAPSIIFIDELDALGKARGMNVLASHDEREQTLNQLLAEMDGFDPNQGVIIMAATNRPEILDAALLRPGRFDRQVLVDRPDVRGREKILRLHAKKIKLAPSVDLGQIASKTPGFVGADLANIVNEAALLAARQGKEAVTTADFDEAIERVIGGLQKKNRVMNPREKKTVAHHEAGHALVAELVPGADPVSKISIIPRGVAALGYTQQLPTEDRYLMTRSELLARIYVLLGGRVAEEMIFGDVSTGAQNDLQKATEIARTMVTQFGMSERLGLVALEGQRAPLFLPNGSRSPKEYSEETARLVDEEIKALLSQAHEKVRQCLGSHREALEELARRLLEKEVVERPELQEILKAYGKQESRPAGGPPAPVS; translated from the coding sequence ATGCAGAAGCGCCGACAACGGTTTTCGATCGGCTACTTCATTCTCGCGCTGCTGCTCGTGATCGGCCTGCAGCATTACTTCGCCGCGCCTTCGCTGGAGACGATCAACTACAGCCAGTTCAAGGCGCTGGTGCACAACGGTCAGGTCTCGAATCTCGTGGTCGGGGAGAATACGATCCGCGGCGAGATCAGCCCGCGGGCGATCAAGCAGGCGATGCCGCCGGAGCGCTTCAAGGCCCTGGGGGAGGAGTTTCGCGAGGGGAAGGCACCCTTGCCGTTCGTCGTGGTACGGGTGCAGGACGACGATCTGGTGCGGGATCTGGAGCGCGCGGGCATCTCCTTCAAGGGCGAGACGACCAACGAGTGGATATCGGTGGTTCTTTCCTGGGTCGTGCCCGTCGTGCTGTTTTTCCTGCTCTGGAGCTACCTGTTCAAAAAGATGGGGACCGGCAGCGGCCTGATGCAGATCGGCAAGAGCAAGGCCAAGGTCTACATCGAGAAGAAGACCGGCGTCACGTTCGACGACGTCGAGGGCATCGACGAGGCCGAGGAGGAGCTGGCGGAGGTCGTGGAATTCTTGAAGACGCCGCAGAAATACCAGCGGCTCGGAGGCCGGATCCCCAAAGGCGTCCTCCTCGTCGGTCCTCCCGGGACCGGTAAGACGCTGCTCGCGCGGGCTGTCGCGGGCGAGGCGGGCGTGCCGTTCTTCAGCATTTCGGGCTCGGATTTCGTGGAGATGTTCGTCGGCGTGGGCGCGGCGCGGGTGCGGGACCTTTTCAGCCAGGCGGTGCAGCACGCGCCAAGCATCATCTTCATCGACGAGCTGGACGCGCTCGGCAAGGCGCGCGGGATGAACGTGCTGGCCAGCCACGACGAGCGCGAGCAGACGCTCAACCAGCTGCTGGCGGAAATGGACGGCTTCGATCCCAACCAGGGGGTCATCATCATGGCGGCGACCAACCGGCCGGAGATCCTGGACGCCGCGCTGCTTCGCCCCGGGCGTTTCGACCGGCAGGTGCTGGTGGATCGTCCCGACGTGAGGGGACGGGAAAAGATCCTGCGGCTGCACGCGAAGAAGATCAAGCTTGCGCCTTCCGTGGATCTGGGGCAGATCGCTTCCAAGACGCCGGGGTTCGTGGGAGCGGACCTGGCGAACATCGTCAACGAGGCGGCGCTGCTCGCGGCGCGGCAGGGGAAGGAGGCCGTCACGACAGCGGATTTCGACGAGGCGATCGAGCGGGTGATCGGCGGGCTGCAGAAGAAGAACCGCGTGATGAACCCGCGCGAGAAAAAGACGGTGGCGCACCACGAAGCGGGCCACGCTCTGGTGGCCGAGCTGGTCCCGGGCGCCGACCCGGTATCGAAGATCTCGATCATCCCGCGAGGCGTGGCGGCGCTGGGCTACACGCAGCAGTTGCCGACGGAGGACCGGTATTTGATGACGCGCTCCGAGCTGCTTGCGCGGATCTATGTCCTGCTCGGCGGCCGGGTGGCCGAAGAGATGATCTTCGGCGACGTTTCGACGGGAGCGCAGAACGACCTGCAAAAAGCAACCGAGATCGCTCGCACGATGGTTACCCAGTTCGGCATGAGCGAGCGCCTCGGGCTGGTCGCGCTCGAGGGGCAGCGTGCCCCGCTGTTTCTGCCCAACGGCAGCCGCTCGCCGAAGGAATACAGCGAGGAAACCGCCCGTCTGGTCGACGAGGAAATCAAGGCGCTGCTGTCGCAGGCGCACGAGAAGGTCCGGCAGTGCCTGGGCTCGCATCGCGAAGCCCTGGAGGAGCTGGCCCGCAGACTGCTCGAAAAAGAGGTCGTGGAAAGGCCGGAGCTGCAGGAGATCCTGAAAGCGTATGGCAAGCAGGAATCGCGTCCGGCGGGCGGGCCGCCGGCGCCCGTTTCCTGA
- a CDS encoding MBL fold metallo-hydrolase: MNPPARERPALTFLGGAGGVTGSKFLLEHGTDQLLLDCGLFQGLKELRLRNWMPPPFDVERLTAVALTHAHIDHSGYLPRLVARGFRGPVYATPATCDLLKILLLDSAHLQEEEARYANKEGYSRHRPALPLYTVEDAERALRLLCPVRSGATVRIGASLELRFTPVGHILGAAAAQVSCDTGWKSVLVDSGDLGRYHRPILRDPEPVRRADWLLVESTYGDRLHAPDPEEELARVIRNTADAGGCLIIPSFAVGRTQELIYAIRKLEEEGRIPILPVHIDSPMAINASEIYCGHPGEHDLDLKLLMDKKTSPFYSRRFFIHRTQEESRAINDLQGPFVLLTSSGMATGGRVLHHLRQRLPDPKTVVLFVGYQAAGTRGQKLQQGAKEIKMFGRLVPVRARIETIDGFSAHADQAEILNWLEGFEEPPRQAYVVHGEPAAAQALARVIRERLRWRVTIPACGDKVVLQ; this comes from the coding sequence ATGAATCCGCCGGCTCGTGAACGCCCGGCGCTCACCTTTCTCGGGGGCGCGGGCGGGGTGACCGGTTCGAAGTTTCTTCTCGAGCACGGGACGGATCAGCTTCTCCTGGACTGCGGGCTGTTCCAGGGTTTGAAAGAGCTGAGGCTCCGGAACTGGATGCCGCCCCCGTTCGACGTCGAGCGTCTGACGGCGGTGGCCTTGACCCACGCTCATATCGACCATTCGGGTTACCTTCCGAGACTGGTGGCGAGGGGATTTCGAGGCCCGGTGTACGCCACCCCGGCGACCTGCGATTTGCTGAAGATCCTTCTCCTGGATTCCGCGCATCTCCAGGAAGAAGAGGCCCGCTACGCCAACAAGGAAGGGTACTCCAGGCATCGGCCCGCGTTGCCGCTCTATACGGTAGAGGATGCAGAGCGTGCGCTGCGGCTTCTCTGTCCCGTCAGGAGCGGAGCCACGGTGCGGATCGGAGCCAGCCTGGAGCTGCGCTTTACGCCGGTGGGGCACATCCTGGGGGCTGCGGCCGCGCAGGTTTCGTGCGATACGGGATGGAAGAGCGTTCTGGTCGATTCCGGAGACCTCGGCCGTTACCACCGGCCGATCCTGAGGGACCCCGAGCCCGTCCGGCGGGCCGACTGGCTGCTCGTCGAGTCCACGTACGGTGACCGCCTCCATGCGCCGGATCCCGAGGAGGAGCTGGCTCGCGTGATCCGCAATACGGCGGATGCGGGCGGTTGCCTGATCATTCCCTCGTTTGCCGTCGGTAGAACCCAGGAGCTGATCTACGCCATCCGCAAGCTCGAGGAGGAGGGCCGGATTCCGATTCTGCCGGTGCACATCGACAGCCCGATGGCGATCAACGCGAGCGAAATCTACTGCGGTCACCCGGGGGAGCACGATCTCGACCTCAAGCTGCTCATGGACAAGAAGACCAGTCCGTTCTACAGCCGCAGGTTTTTTATCCATCGGACCCAGGAAGAGTCGAGAGCGATCAACGACCTCCAGGGACCGTTCGTGCTGCTGACCTCGAGCGGAATGGCGACCGGCGGCAGGGTATTGCACCATCTGCGGCAGCGGTTGCCCGATCCCAAAACTGTGGTACTCTTCGTCGGCTATCAGGCCGCCGGCACGCGGGGCCAGAAGCTTCAGCAGGGAGCGAAGGAGATCAAGATGTTCGGCCGGCTCGTTCCGGTCCGGGCGAGGATCGAGACAATCGACGGTTTTTCAGCGCACGCCGACCAGGCGGAGATCCTGAACTGGCTCGAGGGATTCGAGGAACCGCCGCGCCAGGCGTACGTGGTCCATGGAGAGCCTGCCGCCGCGCAGGCGCTGGCGCGGGTCATTCGAGAGCGTCTCCGCTGGCGAGTGACCATTCCCGCTTGCGGCGACAAGGTTGTGCTGCAATAA
- a CDS encoding UbiD family decarboxylase: MKIDDLRDYLDLLDEHGELQRIGVEVDWKLEMGAVTRRCYDLGAPAALFERVKGYPEGFRALGAPLGPSKRRGHSLFARTALALGMSPGSGAREIMQAYLERKEKPIKPELVRTGPCKETVVVGEEVDVLKFPIPLIHGGDGGRYIGTWHTVITKDPDSDWVNWGMYRLMVHDRNTLGCLFPLQQHIGQMYQKYEAMNRPMPVAVAIGGQPVIPIVSCVQLPPHVNEVEIAGALQGRPIPLVKCETVDLEVPASAEIVLEGEVLPHERRMEGPFGEYMGYEAGKSSPKPVLKVRAITHRKDPILPFSNMGMPVHEGQTATALIKGAEIYGELKRMGLPVKGVFCPPHAVGHMAVVSTEVPFVNFARRVAHAVWATKPGLFTYYIVIVDADVDPTNMDEVLHALTTKCHPVNGIHKVPHNPGFPVLLPFLPPRERLIGDAAGVIFDCTWPKDWPQESIPTKATFENLWPEEIRERVVKNWEKYGFKNA, from the coding sequence ATGAAGATCGACGACCTCAGAGACTACCTCGACCTTCTCGACGAGCACGGCGAGCTGCAACGCATCGGGGTGGAAGTCGACTGGAAGCTCGAAATGGGCGCCGTCACGCGGCGCTGCTACGATCTCGGAGCGCCCGCCGCATTGTTCGAGCGGGTCAAAGGGTATCCGGAAGGCTTTCGGGCGCTCGGGGCGCCGCTGGGCCCGAGCAAGAGGCGCGGCCACTCGCTGTTCGCGAGAACCGCGCTCGCCTTGGGAATGAGCCCGGGATCCGGCGCCAGGGAAATCATGCAGGCCTATCTCGAGCGCAAGGAAAAGCCGATAAAACCGGAGCTGGTAAGAACCGGCCCTTGCAAGGAGACCGTTGTGGTCGGGGAAGAAGTCGACGTTCTCAAGTTTCCCATCCCGCTCATTCACGGCGGCGACGGGGGGCGGTATATCGGAACGTGGCACACCGTGATCACCAAAGACCCGGACAGCGACTGGGTCAACTGGGGGATGTACCGCTTGATGGTTCATGATCGGAACACCCTTGGCTGCCTTTTCCCTTTGCAGCAGCACATCGGTCAGATGTACCAGAAGTACGAGGCCATGAACCGCCCCATGCCGGTGGCGGTTGCCATTGGCGGCCAGCCTGTCATTCCCATTGTAAGCTGCGTTCAGCTTCCGCCGCACGTGAACGAGGTCGAGATCGCGGGGGCGCTGCAGGGCCGGCCGATCCCCCTGGTCAAGTGTGAAACGGTGGATCTCGAAGTTCCGGCGAGCGCCGAGATCGTTCTCGAAGGCGAAGTGCTGCCGCACGAGCGAAGGATGGAGGGGCCGTTCGGCGAGTACATGGGATATGAGGCGGGGAAGTCATCGCCGAAGCCGGTCTTGAAGGTCAGAGCCATCACGCACCGCAAGGACCCGATTTTGCCGTTTTCCAACATGGGCATGCCTGTTCACGAAGGGCAGACCGCGACGGCCCTGATCAAGGGCGCGGAGATCTACGGGGAGCTCAAACGAATGGGACTGCCCGTCAAGGGGGTTTTCTGCCCGCCCCATGCAGTCGGTCACATGGCGGTCGTCTCCACCGAGGTGCCGTTCGTGAACTTCGCCCGGCGCGTGGCTCATGCGGTCTGGGCGACCAAGCCCGGGCTTTTCACTTACTACATCGTCATCGTGGACGCCGACGTCGATCCCACGAACATGGATGAGGTGCTGCACGCTTTGACCACGAAATGCCATCCGGTCAACGGCATTCACAAGGTGCCGCACAATCCTGGTTTCCCCGTGCTGCTGCCGTTTCTGCCACCCCGGGAGAGGTTGATCGGGGACGCCGCCGGGGTCATCTTCGACTGCACCTGGCCGAAAGATTGGCCGCAGGAGTCGATCCCCACCAAGGCTACGTTCGAGAACCTGTGGCCCGAGGAAATACGGGAGCGCGTGGTCAAAAACTGGGAAAAATACGGCTTCAAGAACGCGTGA
- a CDS encoding helix-turn-helix domain-containing protein, which produces MKKPESAIKLLTLAEAASILKISKRTLHRMIQHRQIPAFKVGGQWRILESRFQEWVQEEEENTSKSG; this is translated from the coding sequence ATGAAGAAACCTGAAAGCGCCATCAAGCTGCTTACACTCGCGGAAGCGGCGTCCATTCTGAAGATTTCCAAGCGAACCCTGCACCGGATGATCCAGCACAGGCAGATCCCGGCCTTCAAGGTCGGGGGTCAATGGCGCATTCTGGAAAGCCGCTTTCAGGAGTGGGTCCAGGAAGAAGAAGAGAACACCTCGAAGTCCGGCTAA
- a CDS encoding DUF4236 domain-containing protein, translated as MGFYIRKSVSLGPIRINFSKSGVGISAGLKGARIGVDSRGRPYVHAGRHGIYYRRMLPGATEPADQDSTGRGLSWPAILVIVVGLLALLRIFGG; from the coding sequence ATGGGTTTCTATATTCGCAAGTCGGTTTCTCTCGGCCCGATCAGGATCAACTTCAGCAAATCGGGGGTCGGGATTTCCGCGGGGTTGAAGGGCGCGCGAATCGGCGTCGATTCACGGGGACGTCCTTACGTCCACGCCGGACGTCACGGAATCTATTATCGCCGGATGCTTCCCGGAGCGACCGAGCCGGCTGATCAGGACTCCACCGGCCGGGGATTGAGCTGGCCGGCGATCCTCGTGATCGTCGTCGGCCTGCTCGCGCTGCTGCGGATTTTTGGCGGATGA
- the secG gene encoding preprotein translocase subunit SecG: protein MVVVVTIIHVIVSIGLILVVLLQTGKGAEVGAVFGGGSSATIFGSSGAGNFLTKLTTGMAIVFMITSLTLGYFAGRRPSSTIFDSRTPAVEPRATPPAAPSPQQGQQAPAGEAAPVPPSQTEAPKQ, encoded by the coding sequence ATGGTCGTCGTCGTTACGATCATCCACGTCATTGTGAGCATCGGCCTCATCCTGGTGGTGCTGCTGCAGACCGGCAAAGGAGCCGAGGTCGGAGCTGTTTTCGGTGGCGGCTCGAGCGCGACGATTTTCGGCAGCAGCGGAGCCGGGAATTTTCTCACCAAGCTGACGACGGGAATGGCGATCGTCTTCATGATCACCTCCCTCACGCTGGGCTATTTTGCCGGCAGGCGTCCTTCGTCGACCATCTTCGACAGCCGGACGCCGGCGGTCGAGCCACGTGCGACACCTCCGGCTGCACCGTCACCCCAGCAGGGACAGCAAGCCCCGGCCGGCGAGGCGGCCCCAGTGCCGCCTTCACAAACCGAGGCACCGAAGCAATAG
- the tpiA gene encoding triose-phosphate isomerase, with protein sequence MRPLIVGNWKMHGTQAGAFRLARAIARSLQRRRPVAEVVLAPPFTALAVARTAIRRGPIRLAGQNCCWQEAGAFTGEVSPVMLRDLGCAFVILGHSERRRLFGENDRLIAQKLAAARKAGLRPILCVGETLAERRKGLTGGVVTRQLNVALKGLDKNDIGKVEIAYEPVWAIGTGRNATPEQVGEVHRRIRRWVERFFGAAAAGQTRILYGGSVNAENAPLLASVPEVNGFLVGGASLQAGSFLSIVRCYGDR encoded by the coding sequence ATGCGGCCGCTGATCGTCGGCAACTGGAAAATGCACGGGACGCAGGCCGGCGCCTTCAGGCTCGCCCGTGCGATCGCCCGGAGCCTGCAGCGCCGACGGCCCGTCGCGGAGGTGGTTCTCGCACCGCCGTTCACGGCCCTGGCCGTCGCGCGCACCGCGATTCGCCGCGGCCCCATCCGGCTCGCCGGACAAAATTGCTGCTGGCAGGAGGCCGGAGCGTTCACCGGCGAGGTGAGCCCCGTGATGCTCCGCGATCTCGGCTGCGCGTTCGTCATTCTCGGCCACTCGGAGCGGCGGCGTCTCTTCGGCGAGAACGACCGGCTCATCGCGCAAAAGCTCGCCGCCGCCCGGAAAGCCGGCTTGCGTCCGATCCTGTGCGTCGGGGAGACTCTGGCCGAACGGCGAAAGGGGCTGACCGGCGGGGTCGTGACGAGACAGCTCAACGTTGCGTTGAAGGGCCTCGACAAAAATGATATAGGCAAAGTCGAGATCGCCTACGAACCGGTTTGGGCGATCGGAACCGGCCGCAACGCGACTCCCGAGCAGGTTGGCGAGGTGCACCGGCGGATCCGCCGCTGGGTCGAGAGATTTTTCGGCGCCGCCGCGGCGGGCCAGACACGAATCCTCTACGGCGGGAGCGTCAATGCCGAGAATGCGCCGCTGCTGGCGTCGGTGCCGGAGGTCAACGGCTTTCTCGTGGGAGGCGCAAGCTTGCAGGCAGGGTCCTTTCTCTCGATCGTCCGCTGCTACGGTGATCGGTAA
- a CDS encoding phosphoglycerate kinase, producing MIRTIQEIDLRQKTVLLRVDFNVPVEHGKVTEPHRIDSALPTLRLILEKANKVLLASHLGRPEGRVVPEYSLAPVRDYLETVLKEPVVLAPDCVGSDVERLVRESSARVIMLENLRFHKEEEKNDPDFARALASLADVYVNDAFGAAHRAHASIAGVAPFFREKAAGLLLQKEIDYLGRVLSRPERPFVAILGGAKVSDKIGVIKNLLSRVDTLLIGGAMAYTFLKARGIEIGASRVENDRLGLAADLLTEAAGAGIALLLPVDHVTADARKEHPEVHGPGIPQDRIGLDIGPETIEKFAAEIRKARMVLWNGPLGMFETRPFDRGSAAIAKAVAESPSRPVSIIAGGDTVAAVTAAGLQDRMTHLSTGGGATLEFLEGRTLPGIKALEEQA from the coding sequence ATGATCCGCACGATCCAGGAAATCGATCTACGGCAGAAAACCGTCCTGCTGCGCGTCGACTTCAACGTTCCCGTCGAGCACGGCAAGGTGACCGAGCCTCACCGCATCGACAGCGCGCTGCCGACCCTTCGGCTGATCCTCGAAAAGGCCAACAAGGTCCTGCTGGCCTCCCATCTCGGCCGGCCCGAGGGACGGGTCGTGCCGGAGTACAGCCTGGCGCCGGTTCGAGACTACCTCGAGACCGTCTTGAAAGAACCGGTCGTGCTCGCTCCCGATTGCGTCGGAAGCGACGTGGAGCGGCTGGTCCGCGAGTCGAGCGCACGGGTGATCATGCTGGAAAATCTCCGCTTCCACAAGGAAGAAGAAAAGAACGACCCGGATTTTGCGCGCGCGCTCGCTTCGCTCGCCGACGTCTACGTGAACGATGCCTTCGGCGCGGCCCACCGCGCGCATGCGTCGATCGCGGGGGTCGCTCCCTTTTTCCGGGAGAAGGCCGCTGGGCTTTTGCTCCAGAAAGAGATCGATTATCTCGGTCGCGTGCTCTCGAGACCGGAGCGGCCCTTCGTCGCCATCCTCGGCGGAGCCAAGGTTTCGGACAAGATCGGCGTCATCAAGAATTTGCTCTCGCGGGTCGATACCCTTTTGATCGGGGGCGCCATGGCTTACACCTTTCTCAAGGCGCGAGGAATAGAGATCGGCGCTTCGCGAGTCGAAAACGACAGGCTCGGGCTGGCAGCGGATCTTTTGACCGAGGCCGCCGGAGCCGGAATCGCCCTGTTGCTGCCGGTCGATCATGTCACGGCCGACGCCCGCAAGGAGCACCCGGAAGTGCACGGCCCCGGAATTCCTCAGGACCGAATCGGCCTCGACATCGGGCCCGAGACGATCGAGAAGTTCGCCGCGGAGATTCGCAAGGCCAGGATGGTGCTGTGGAACGGTCCGCTCGGCATGTTCGAGACCAGGCCTTTCGACCGCGGCAGCGCCGCCATCGCCAAAGCCGTAGCCGAAAGCCCGTCGCGGCCGGTGAGCATCATCGCCGGGGGCGACACGGTGGCCGCGGTGACCGCCGCCGGCTTACAAGACCGTATGACACACCTCTCTACCGGCGGCGGCGCCACGCTCGAGTTTCTCGAAGGTCGCACGCTTCCCGGAATAAAGGCGCTCGAAGAGCAGGCGTGA